The following coding sequences lie in one Leptospira ryugenii genomic window:
- the ccoS gene encoding cbb3-type cytochrome oxidase assembly protein CcoS, with translation MEALYLTIPIATVIAFFFLWLFVTAIKKGQFEDIEAPKYRIFFEDDLPSDREKGQK, from the coding sequence ATGGAGGCACTGTACCTTACCATCCCTATAGCGACCGTGATTGCTTTTTTCTTTTTGTGGCTATTTGTTACCGCGATTAAAAAAGGACAATTTGAAGATATCGAAGCACCAAAGTACCGAATCTTTTTTGAGGATGATCTTCCATCTGATAGGGAAAAGGGTCAAAAATGA
- a CDS encoding sulfite exporter TauE/SafE family protein — MNPESLGLLGSAFLFGLTSSVHCVAMCGPIVSLLQKSAPKNQVFFLHQSGRLFSYLLMGIFLASLGKGANSFGSLVEIQNIAGILSILMIIMLGFQYLVRGKSINAFSRIYAFLQNRLRNDKHSIHWDRFLLGSLSAFLPCGILYPAYAMSFATGEISMGLMVMLSFFIGTVPALFGFSLGFRTFASVLGPRYVRYLGVVMVVVALGFSSYRLMHPTHSESCAHPHSD, encoded by the coding sequence ATGAATCCCGAATCTCTAGGATTGTTGGGCTCGGCTTTTCTCTTTGGCCTCACGAGTAGCGTGCACTGCGTTGCTATGTGTGGTCCGATTGTGAGTCTCTTACAAAAGTCTGCACCCAAGAATCAGGTTTTTTTTCTACATCAATCTGGGAGATTGTTTTCCTATCTCCTGATGGGTATATTCCTTGCTTCTCTCGGGAAGGGTGCCAACTCCTTTGGTAGCTTGGTTGAAATCCAAAACATTGCAGGAATACTCTCAATTTTGATGATTATAATGCTTGGATTTCAATACCTTGTCAGAGGGAAGAGTATCAATGCATTTAGTAGGATCTATGCATTTTTACAAAATCGACTTAGGAATGATAAACATTCCATTCATTGGGATCGTTTTCTATTGGGTTCTTTGAGTGCCTTTCTGCCTTGTGGTATCTTATATCCAGCCTATGCCATGTCCTTTGCTACGGGCGAAATTTCAATGGGCCTTATGGTGATGCTTTCTTTTTTTATTGGCACAGTACCGGCACTCTTTGGTTTTTCCTTGGGATTTCGCACTTTTGCTTCGGTTTTAGGGCCAAGGTATGTGCGGTATCTAGGAGTTGTGATGGTCGTAGTGGCCTTGGGATTTTCCTCGTATCGATTGATGCACCCGACCCATTCCGAGTCTTGTGCACATCCCCACTCGGACTGA
- a CDS encoding RNA polymerase sigma factor: MQSHNNFESLVSETKLLVLKTIGETLIDRFDDSTEDIVQEVYFRVYKSLQKGQFRGDSKLSTWIYQIAKNESKRVNAKRIKEEEKAKKYLDSDQFQTLQREESEDLINSFQMEKLLRTVPEPYKLPLKLYLAGKSMEEIANDLAMKQGTVKSRLFRAKEWIRKNLIGELKHET; the protein is encoded by the coding sequence ATGCAAAGCCATAACAATTTTGAATCCTTGGTGTCTGAAACAAAGTTGTTGGTACTCAAAACGATCGGTGAAACCCTCATCGATCGTTTTGATGATTCCACAGAAGACATTGTCCAAGAAGTCTACTTCCGTGTGTATAAGTCCTTACAAAAAGGCCAATTTCGAGGTGATTCTAAACTTTCAACTTGGATCTACCAAATAGCCAAAAATGAATCTAAGCGTGTGAACGCAAAACGAATCAAAGAAGAGGAAAAGGCAAAAAAATACTTGGACTCCGATCAGTTCCAAACATTGCAGAGAGAGGAATCCGAAGACCTTATCAACTCATTTCAAATGGAGAAGCTTTTGAGAACAGTGCCTGAGCCATACAAATTGCCCTTAAAGCTATATCTTGCAGGAAAGTCGATGGAAGAAATTGCAAATGACTTGGCAATGAAACAAGGAACTGTAAAATCAAGATTGTTCCGAGCCAAAGAATGGATTCGCAAAAATCTCATAGGAGAATTGAAACATGAAACCTAA
- a CDS encoding Spy/CpxP family protein refolding chaperone, with the protein MLQSSKFKKISLFALMTIVSLTVLANCRGHYSFEKRINWVADKLTSKLDLDDAQKTKLESIKTELIAKHKELDPQKENWVKEVVSQIRKDTIDTKVLDKLSTEQDKRHTEMRKFFQAKMIEFHAVLRPEQRQELGDLIEKFAKRFKPEE; encoded by the coding sequence GTGTTACAATCTTCAAAATTCAAGAAAATTAGTTTGTTTGCTCTCATGACAATAGTGTCGCTGACCGTGCTCGCAAATTGCAGAGGCCACTATAGTTTCGAAAAAAGGATCAATTGGGTAGCAGATAAACTAACCTCAAAATTAGATCTGGACGATGCCCAAAAAACCAAATTGGAAAGTATCAAAACAGAGTTGATTGCTAAGCATAAAGAACTGGATCCTCAAAAGGAAAATTGGGTGAAAGAAGTGGTCAGCCAAATTCGTAAGGATACCATTGATACAAAGGTTCTTGATAAACTTAGTACAGAACAAGACAAAAGGCATACAGAAATGAGAAAATTCTTTCAGGCAAAAATGATTGAGTTTCATGCCGTCCTTCGACCTGAACAAAGACAAGAACTTGGTGATTTGATTGAAAAATTCGCGAAACGATTTAAACCTGAAGAGTAA
- a CDS encoding NAD(P)-dependent oxidoreductase gives MNTKTIAVIGASKGIGLATTSLALERGWKVKTLSRSPLPIPLLPTLTAHLGSALDPEAVKNTIVGANTIIVTLGLPIQFSHCSFFSQATKNIIDAMLGWNPKAYLLVVTGIGAGDSKGHGSFFYAYFTRPFLLRALYKDKDRQENLVKKSALDWSICRPGFLTNGPLTGVYRVLEDLTDVRAENISRFDCADYLIREATYRNYLKKTTLVG, from the coding sequence ATGAATACAAAGACCATCGCTGTCATTGGCGCTTCCAAGGGAATCGGCCTAGCTACCACCAGTTTGGCGCTCGAAAGAGGCTGGAAGGTCAAAACCCTGTCGAGGAGTCCTTTGCCCATCCCTCTTTTGCCAACGCTCACAGCACATTTAGGTTCTGCCTTGGATCCCGAGGCAGTAAAGAATACCATTGTGGGAGCAAATACAATTATTGTGACTTTAGGCCTTCCCATCCAATTTTCGCATTGTTCCTTTTTTTCCCAAGCCACAAAAAATATCATAGATGCAATGTTAGGCTGGAATCCAAAGGCCTATCTCCTAGTAGTCACGGGAATCGGCGCTGGCGATAGCAAAGGTCATGGTAGTTTTTTTTATGCCTATTTTACGAGACCCTTCTTGTTAAGAGCCTTATATAAAGATAAGGATAGGCAGGAGAACCTTGTAAAAAAATCGGCACTGGATTGGAGTATCTGCCGTCCCGGATTTCTGACAAATGGACCACTCACGGGAGTTTATAGAGTTTTGGAAGATCTGACGGATGTAAGAGCGGAGAATATTTCTCGTTTCGATTGCGCAGATTACTTGATTCGTGAGGCAACTTACAGGAATTATCTTAAAAAAACAACATTGGTAGGATAG
- a CDS encoding DUF4334 domain-containing protein, whose amino-acid sequence MKDLETKFQAMRKSINTTEEAFRLYDALPVVQIEEMMGMWKGSGFPTGHTMDGALETFNWYGKEFEDADHVHPLVFRSLFGTLFKVNPALMPVRLATLIPSKPFGFLKYIFLPLRFFFQAWSSKARVRLTEFRGKVTATMVYDQLPIHDVFRRVNDKTLLGCMDYKGMGQFFFFVLEKVEP is encoded by the coding sequence ATGAAAGATTTAGAAACGAAATTTCAAGCGATGAGAAAGTCCATAAATACGACCGAAGAAGCATTTCGGCTCTATGATGCCCTCCCCGTTGTCCAAATCGAAGAAATGATGGGCATGTGGAAAGGCTCTGGATTTCCCACTGGGCATACAATGGATGGGGCCCTTGAAACTTTTAACTGGTATGGTAAAGAGTTTGAGGATGCAGACCATGTTCACCCTTTGGTATTCCGCTCCTTGTTTGGTACTCTCTTCAAGGTAAATCCAGCTTTAATGCCTGTTCGGTTAGCGACTCTCATTCCATCAAAACCTTTTGGATTCTTAAAGTACATCTTTCTGCCTCTACGTTTCTTTTTCCAAGCTTGGTCCTCCAAAGCCAGAGTGCGTTTAACAGAGTTTCGGGGGAAGGTGACGGCAACTATGGTGTATGACCAACTTCCCATACATGACGTATTTCGCCGGGTCAATGACAAAACTTTACTCGGCTGTATGGACTATAAAGGAATGGGTCAGTTTTTCTTCTTTGTTCTGGAGAAAGTAGAGCCCTAA
- a CDS encoding lytic transglycosylase domain-containing protein, which produces MDFSQIPSSFAPLLGRVRELEVLTSQPKSWVSFPELIEKNLKPDVPKENREATVSPTQVLPAQAPKSETNLSSIIHEKAEEKGLDPNLVKAIIQTESGFQPKAVSPKGALGLMQLMPKTAEMLGVDDPLDPSANIEGGTTYFRDMLQKFGDIDKALAAYNAGPGAVKKYGGVPPYSETQTYIEKVKSNYKKFSREL; this is translated from the coding sequence ATGGACTTTTCCCAAATACCTTCTTCCTTCGCGCCACTTTTGGGCAGAGTCCGCGAACTGGAAGTATTGACTTCCCAGCCAAAGTCGTGGGTAAGCTTCCCAGAATTGATTGAAAAGAACTTAAAACCAGATGTTCCCAAGGAAAATAGGGAGGCCACTGTCTCCCCTACGCAAGTTTTGCCGGCACAAGCACCAAAATCAGAAACAAACCTAAGCAGCATCATACACGAGAAAGCAGAGGAAAAAGGATTGGATCCTAACTTGGTGAAAGCCATCATCCAAACAGAATCTGGGTTCCAACCAAAGGCTGTGTCTCCCAAGGGAGCTCTTGGTCTTATGCAATTGATGCCGAAAACTGCAGAAATGTTAGGTGTGGATGATCCTTTAGATCCAAGCGCAAACATTGAAGGTGGAACGACATACTTTCGGGATATGTTGCAAAAGTTTGGAGACATTGACAAAGCTCTAGCCGCATACAACGCGGGACCAGGTGCGGTCAAAAAGTACGGAGGAGTCCCACCCTACTCAGAAACGCAAACTTACATCGAAAAGGTAAAATCTAATTATAAGAAGTTTTCGAGGGAACTGTAA
- a CDS encoding protein meaA — MSTEKKDYLLYDEKGQVSPDKPWIFRTYAGHTNAKASNELYRKNLAKGQTGLSIAFDLPTQCGYSSDHAVSRPEIGKVGVPINSLEDFRILFDQIPIEEMNTSMTINGTSMWLLSLYVALAQERGVPLEKLNGTTQNDLIKEYLARGTYIFPPAHSMKIIVDMYEYCLHNIPKWNPSNICSYHLQEAGATPVQELSFALATAIAVLDAIKERNCFTEAEFEQCVGRISFFVNAGIRFVEEMCKMRAFSELWEEITKERYGVKNAKYRVFRYGVQVNSLGLTEEQPENNAWRILIESLGVTLSRKARCRALQLPAWNEALSLPRPWDQQWSLRLQQVLAYETDLLEYPDLFDGSKVVEAKVKALKDEANKEINKILEMGGALNAIENGYMKSQLVKSQTERLSKINSNELIIVGKNKWTDGIKSPLMTDADGGIFKVDPKSAEQTLGVLSDVKSRRDNTKATEALAKLKQAAKDGKNLMDYSIECAKALVTTGEWADALREVYGEYNPPTGVEGQKLFLTEDKVATVREKVESFIKKSGHRPKMVVGKPGLDGHSNGAEMIAVSAKHSGFDVIYSGIRLSPEDIVQSAVEENADVIGLSILSGSHKEIVKQLFDELDHYKAKDKIPVVIGGIIPESDFEELKAMGIKEIFTPKDYDLMSIMNKVVDIISKEPIPA, encoded by the coding sequence ATGTCTACGGAGAAAAAAGATTATCTCCTATACGATGAAAAAGGTCAGGTTTCCCCTGACAAACCATGGATATTTAGAACGTATGCTGGGCATACGAATGCAAAGGCCTCCAATGAGCTGTATCGCAAAAACCTAGCGAAAGGCCAAACAGGACTCTCCATTGCCTTTGATCTACCCACACAGTGTGGTTATAGTTCCGACCATGCAGTTTCCCGGCCAGAGATCGGCAAAGTAGGAGTTCCGATCAATTCACTCGAAGACTTTCGCATACTCTTTGACCAAATCCCCATCGAAGAAATGAACACTTCGATGACCATCAATGGAACCTCTATGTGGCTCTTATCGCTCTATGTAGCACTGGCACAGGAAAGAGGTGTGCCATTAGAAAAATTGAATGGAACCACACAAAATGACCTTATCAAAGAGTACCTAGCCCGAGGAACCTATATCTTCCCTCCCGCTCATTCCATGAAGATCATAGTGGATATGTATGAGTATTGCCTCCACAATATACCGAAATGGAACCCATCCAACATTTGTTCCTATCATTTACAGGAAGCCGGAGCTACCCCTGTCCAAGAATTATCCTTCGCTCTTGCAACTGCGATTGCTGTCTTGGATGCCATCAAAGAAAGAAACTGCTTTACGGAAGCTGAATTTGAGCAGTGCGTAGGAAGGATTTCCTTCTTTGTCAATGCAGGGATTCGGTTTGTAGAAGAGATGTGTAAAATGCGTGCCTTCTCTGAACTTTGGGAAGAAATCACAAAAGAAAGATACGGCGTCAAGAACGCAAAATACAGAGTGTTCAGATATGGTGTGCAAGTAAACTCGCTCGGTCTCACAGAAGAACAGCCGGAGAACAATGCTTGGAGAATTTTAATTGAGTCTTTGGGAGTCACCCTCTCCAGAAAGGCAAGGTGCCGTGCCTTACAATTACCAGCTTGGAATGAAGCACTTTCATTGCCTAGACCTTGGGACCAACAATGGTCACTTCGATTGCAACAAGTATTAGCATATGAGACAGATTTATTAGAGTATCCTGATCTTTTCGATGGTTCAAAAGTTGTAGAAGCCAAAGTAAAAGCTCTTAAAGATGAGGCTAACAAAGAAATCAATAAGATCCTCGAAATGGGCGGAGCCTTGAATGCAATTGAAAATGGCTACATGAAATCCCAACTTGTTAAGTCACAAACAGAAAGACTTTCGAAAATCAACTCTAATGAGCTGATTATCGTTGGTAAGAATAAGTGGACCGATGGTATCAAATCACCTTTGATGACTGACGCTGACGGTGGTATTTTCAAAGTTGATCCGAAGTCAGCAGAACAAACTTTAGGTGTTCTTTCCGATGTAAAATCACGAAGGGACAACACAAAAGCAACTGAAGCCCTCGCAAAACTAAAGCAAGCTGCTAAAGATGGCAAAAACTTAATGGATTATTCTATTGAATGCGCAAAAGCCCTTGTTACAACAGGAGAATGGGCGGATGCACTCAGAGAAGTTTACGGAGAGTACAACCCACCAACAGGAGTGGAGGGACAAAAACTTTTCCTCACAGAAGACAAAGTAGCTACTGTAAGAGAAAAAGTTGAATCCTTCATCAAAAAATCTGGCCACAGACCTAAAATGGTAGTTGGTAAGCCTGGGCTCGATGGTCACTCAAATGGTGCAGAGATGATTGCAGTATCTGCCAAACATAGTGGCTTTGATGTAATCTATTCGGGCATACGATTATCTCCCGAAGATATCGTACAATCTGCTGTAGAAGAAAATGCAGATGTCATTGGTTTGTCCATACTTTCAGGCTCACACAAAGAAATCGTAAAACAATTGTTTGATGAGCTAGATCATTACAAGGCAAAGGATAAAATTCCAGTAGTGATTGGCGGTATCATTCCTGAGTCTGATTTTGAAGAGTTAAAAGCAATGGGAATCAAGGAAATATTCACTCCCAAAGATTATGATTTGATGTCGATCATGAACAAAGTTGTGGATATCATTTCTAAGGAACCTATCCCCGCTTAG
- a CDS encoding PP2C family protein-serine/threonine phosphatase, whose protein sequence is MRHPKAKILVVDDDSINRKILAKPLLQHHYEVIEAVNGLDALSKVSEENPDMLLLDLMMPEMDGYSVLQHLRKTKSQVELPIILITAMHDSQDIVKGFHLGANDYLQKNFNKEELLARIESALQIKSFHSQLKERNNIIEKELDIARLIQINILPKKSPFLPGFVVSSLYVPMDKVGGDFFDYEEEEEYCDFLIADVSGHGVPGALLATVLKMSFQYAHTLKLSPTDTLKLMDQSVSERGALGMFATAMILRIFPKTGLVEYSNAGHHPLLLHRRTENIFLEFSTPGIPLGLNYELKRKPFLKSEFTLVPGDRLILCTDGILETTDGQGSDYDSLRWKDFLSENIECKTEVLPNLLLKDLYTFTPSANFNDDLALLVIDFDKKEL, encoded by the coding sequence GTGCGCCATCCGAAAGCAAAAATTCTTGTGGTTGATGACGATTCTATCAACCGCAAGATATTAGCCAAACCTCTCCTACAACATCACTATGAGGTAATCGAAGCCGTCAATGGTTTGGATGCTTTATCAAAAGTGAGCGAAGAAAATCCTGATATGCTCCTGTTGGATCTCATGATGCCCGAAATGGACGGCTACTCAGTACTTCAGCATCTCCGAAAAACAAAGTCTCAAGTGGAGCTTCCCATAATCTTAATTACTGCAATGCACGATTCACAAGACATTGTAAAAGGATTTCATCTAGGTGCTAATGATTACCTACAAAAAAACTTTAACAAGGAAGAGTTGTTAGCAAGGATAGAATCCGCTTTGCAAATAAAAAGTTTTCACAGTCAATTGAAAGAAAGGAATAATATTATCGAAAAAGAATTGGACATAGCACGTTTAATTCAAATCAATATCTTACCAAAAAAATCTCCCTTCTTACCTGGATTTGTTGTGAGTTCTTTATACGTTCCTATGGATAAAGTCGGAGGAGATTTTTTTGATTATGAGGAAGAAGAAGAATACTGTGATTTTTTAATTGCAGACGTATCTGGTCATGGCGTACCGGGTGCCTTACTTGCTACAGTCTTAAAGATGTCTTTCCAATACGCTCACACATTAAAATTATCTCCTACGGATACTTTGAAGCTTATGGACCAAAGTGTGTCCGAACGTGGAGCGCTTGGGATGTTTGCAACTGCAATGATTTTGCGAATCTTTCCGAAAACTGGCTTGGTGGAATATTCAAATGCCGGTCACCATCCCCTACTCCTGCATAGAAGAACTGAAAATATTTTTTTGGAATTCTCTACTCCTGGTATTCCTTTAGGGCTTAACTACGAGTTAAAACGAAAACCATTTTTGAAATCTGAATTTACTCTTGTCCCAGGTGACCGTTTAATTTTATGTACAGATGGTATCCTCGAAACGACCGATGGCCAAGGTAGTGATTACGATAGTTTGCGATGGAAAGATTTTTTAAGTGAAAACATAGAGTGTAAAACCGAGGTTCTCCCTAATCTACTCTTAAAAGACTTATACACATTTACCCCAAGTGCAAATTTTAATGATGACCTAGCATTATTGGTTATTGACTTTGATAAAAAAGAATTATGA
- a CDS encoding GTP-binding protein: MTKDTIKLIEDSMLGEKYAIAQVISKIESPNSQKFRNEIFSYLTERRSLHNSLTIGITGTPGAGKSSLLGEICREFLRMAPGKKMAIVAIDPSSNISGGSILGDRTRIQLPRRENAIYFRSQPSQLELGGLNPYTYHVIRFLRSIFDYVFVETVGIGQNEISVSLISDISFLVLQPLGGDQIQFMKSGIMEVPEAFIINKCDEIGLANNSFHMLETTLSFLKDVLPNQTLPPIFKTSVVKKMGIEELLQFIILYPNRKDKVNEARTQIQKWIKEEYGRFGLSIVPKLPNPPADSKSLNYFEILETLVSEKIKQYAKIV, translated from the coding sequence ATGACAAAAGATACAATTAAACTAATTGAAGATTCTATGTTAGGTGAAAAATATGCGATTGCTCAAGTCATCTCAAAGATTGAATCACCAAATAGCCAAAAATTTAGAAATGAAATATTTTCTTATCTCACAGAAAGACGTTCGTTACACAATTCACTCACCATAGGTATCACAGGAACCCCTGGAGCTGGAAAATCATCCTTACTAGGAGAGATTTGTCGTGAATTTTTAAGAATGGCTCCAGGTAAAAAGATGGCAATTGTTGCCATCGACCCTTCCTCCAATATTAGCGGAGGATCTATACTTGGTGACAGAACTCGAATTCAATTGCCAAGAAGAGAAAATGCTATCTACTTTAGATCACAACCATCTCAGCTAGAATTGGGAGGTTTAAATCCGTATACATACCACGTGATCCGATTTCTTAGAAGTATTTTTGATTATGTGTTTGTTGAAACGGTTGGAATTGGGCAAAATGAAATCTCCGTTTCATTAATTTCAGACATCTCATTTTTAGTACTACAACCTTTAGGTGGTGATCAGATTCAATTTATGAAAAGTGGAATCATGGAGGTTCCAGAAGCATTCATCATAAATAAATGTGATGAAATTGGACTTGCAAATAATAGCTTCCATATGTTAGAAACTACTTTATCATTCTTAAAAGATGTGTTACCAAACCAAACCCTCCCTCCAATTTTCAAAACATCTGTTGTTAAAAAAATGGGGATCGAGGAATTGTTGCAGTTTATCATATTGTATCCAAATCGAAAAGATAAAGTGAATGAAGCAAGGACTCAGATCCAAAAGTGGATAAAGGAAGAATATGGAAGATTTGGTTTGAGTATCGTGCCCAAATTACCAAACCCACCTGCAGACTCAAAATCGCTTAATTATTTTGAGATATTAGAAACTTTGGTATCTGAAAAAATAAAACAATATGCAAAGATCGTTTAA